A region from the Fibrobacter sp. UWB5 genome encodes:
- the mdh gene encoding malate dehydrogenase, which yields MARKKIALVGAGQIGGTMALVIAQKNLGDVVLIDIPQTQGMPKGKALDIMEGRSVINSSVDLQGSTDYSAIKGADVVIVTAGFPRMPGMSRDDLLDKNCGVIKTVAEAIKENAPDAFVIVITNPLDAMVYNMQKQSGLPANKVIGMAGVLDSARLACFVADELGVSVEDVKALVMGGHGDTMVSIMECVTVGGIPVSQLMSKEKFAELAKRTAGAGGEIVNLLGRGSAFYSPATSAVHMAEAYLLDKKNVFSCAAKLNGEYGVSGLYCGVPVVVGANGVEKIIEVSMNDEEKAAFAKSVDACRKNAEWVDAHT from the coding sequence ATGGCAAGAAAGAAGATTGCACTCGTTGGTGCTGGTCAAATCGGTGGTACAATGGCTCTCGTCATCGCCCAGAAGAATCTTGGCGACGTTGTTCTTATCGACATTCCGCAGACTCAGGGTATGCCTAAGGGTAAGGCCCTCGATATCATGGAAGGCCGCTCTGTCATCAACTCCTCCGTGGATCTTCAGGGTTCTACCGACTACTCTGCTATCAAGGGTGCCGATGTCGTGATCGTTACCGCCGGTTTCCCGCGTATGCCGGGCATGAGCCGTGACGACCTTCTGGACAAGAACTGCGGCGTTATCAAGACCGTCGCTGAAGCCATTAAGGAAAACGCTCCGGATGCATTCGTGATCGTGATTACGAACCCGCTCGACGCCATGGTCTACAACATGCAGAAGCAGTCCGGTCTCCCGGCCAACAAGGTGATCGGTATGGCTGGCGTGCTTGACTCTGCCCGTCTCGCTTGCTTCGTTGCCGACGAACTCGGCGTGTCTGTCGAAGACGTGAAGGCCCTCGTGATGGGCGGCCACGGCGACACCATGGTTTCCATCATGGAATGTGTCACTGTCGGTGGCATCCCGGTTTCTCAGCTCATGAGCAAGGAAAAGTTTGCCGAACTCGCCAAGCGTACCGCCGGTGCCGGTGGCGAAATCGTGAACCTCCTCGGCCGCGGCTCCGCCTTCTACAGCCCGGCTACTTCTGCCGTGCACATGGCTGAAGCCTACCTCCTCGACAAGAAGAACGTGTTCTCTTGCGCTGCCAAGCTGAACGGCGAATACGGCGTTAGCGGTCTCTACTGCGGCGTGCCGGTTGTCGTCGGTGCAAACGGTGTCGAAAAGATCATCGAAGTTTCTATGAACGACGAAGAAAAGGCTGCTTTCGCAAAGTCTGTTGACGCCTGCCGCAAGAACGCTGAATGGGTCGACGCACATACGTAA
- a CDS encoding ABC transporter substrate-binding protein/permease — MRKFLLPILIALYALALVSCDSKQAVIPNKVHCVNDLGHKKVGVQIGNTADIYASDFGGDTAKIDVDRYTKLADAVQALKQGKIDAVLSDDQPAKAFVRENPSLRILDEVFVEEMYAGVVAKGNEALLDSVNQALDAMKKDGVYDSLFNTYIYRTGNYHYQKKVTEGRKLVLSTNAQFPPYEYYENAKITGFDIEVVNYIADYLNRTVEIQDIEFDAIINAVSSGKADVGFAGFTVTEERKKSINFTTPYTLSKIVVIVRGDEAVESDESFAEHFRKNFVKDSRWKFIALGLRNTLIISLFAALLGILIGFIVAQIRTGNEFNGRYKVLNALAKVYLAVIRGTPMMIQLLIIYYIVFSSVNVNKILVAIVAFGVNSGAYVSEIIRSGIKGVDPGQIEAGRSLGLKFRTVLYHIVYPQAFKNSLPALTNEFITLIKETSICGYIGLMDLTRGGDIIRSMTYEAMLPLLAVAAIYFVIVAGLSACVAKLEKRLKKNER; from the coding sequence ATGCGAAAATTCCTCCTCCCAATCCTCATCGCGCTTTATGCGCTCGCCCTGGTGTCTTGCGATAGCAAGCAGGCGGTAATCCCCAATAAAGTCCATTGTGTTAATGATCTCGGCCACAAGAAGGTGGGCGTGCAGATCGGCAATACCGCCGATATTTACGCATCCGATTTCGGGGGCGATACCGCGAAAATCGATGTGGACCGCTACACGAAACTCGCTGATGCCGTGCAGGCGCTCAAACAGGGGAAAATCGACGCGGTCTTGAGTGATGACCAGCCCGCCAAGGCGTTCGTGCGTGAAAATCCGTCGCTCCGCATTCTAGATGAAGTCTTTGTCGAAGAAATGTACGCGGGCGTTGTCGCGAAGGGGAACGAGGCGTTGCTCGATTCCGTGAACCAGGCGCTCGATGCCATGAAAAAGGATGGCGTCTACGATTCGCTCTTTAATACCTATATCTATCGTACCGGTAACTATCATTATCAGAAGAAGGTAACCGAGGGGCGTAAGCTTGTGCTCTCTACGAACGCACAGTTTCCGCCGTACGAATACTACGAAAACGCCAAAATTACCGGTTTCGATATCGAAGTGGTCAACTATATTGCCGACTATCTGAACCGTACCGTCGAAATTCAGGACATCGAATTCGATGCGATTATCAATGCGGTTTCTTCGGGCAAGGCCGATGTCGGCTTCGCTGGCTTTACCGTGACCGAGGAACGCAAGAAGTCCATCAACTTCACGACACCGTATACGCTTTCGAAGATTGTCGTGATTGTCCGCGGCGACGAGGCGGTGGAAAGCGACGAGAGCTTTGCCGAACACTTCCGCAAGAATTTCGTGAAGGATTCCCGCTGGAAGTTTATCGCTCTGGGTCTTCGCAACACCCTCATCATTTCGCTCTTTGCGGCGCTGCTCGGCATTCTGATTGGCTTTATTGTGGCGCAGATTCGCACCGGCAATGAATTCAACGGTCGCTACAAGGTGCTGAACGCACTTGCTAAAGTGTACCTCGCCGTGATTCGTGGCACGCCGATGATGATTCAGTTGCTCATCATCTACTACATAGTCTTCTCGTCGGTGAACGTGAACAAGATCCTTGTGGCGATTGTGGCCTTCGGCGTGAACTCGGGTGCATACGTTTCTGAAATTATCCGTAGCGGCATCAAGGGCGTGGACCCGGGCCAGATTGAGGCGGGGCGCAGTCTCGGCCTCAAGTTCCGCACGGTCCTTTACCACATCGTTTACCCGCAGGCATTCAAGAACTCGCTCCCTGCGCTTACGAATGAATTTATCACGCTCATCAAGGAAACGTCCATTTGCGGCTACATCGGCCTGATGGACTTGACGCGCGGCGGTGACATTATCCGTAGCATGACCTACGAGGCGATGCTCCCGCTCCTTGCCGTGGCTGCCATTTACTTTGTCATTGTTGCCGGGCTTTCGGCCTGTGTTGCAAAGCTTGAAAAGAGGTTGAAGAAAAATGAACGCTAA
- the yfcE gene encoding phosphodiesterase, with the protein MRTLVLSDIHGSAFACKMALSYLDKHKCDRIFLLGDLLYHGPRNPLPGGHDPQGVVELLSPLKEKITAVRGNCDAEVDQMVLGFPCLADYAEFEENGLRLFLSHGHLYDPYLFSHYKADVYFSGHTHIFTAEKNADGVYCLNPGSTSLPKGGNPPTFGLYETFDGTTPPRFSVHHLETGKELAAVEIVK; encoded by the coding sequence ATGCGTACTCTTGTTCTTTCTGATATCCACGGTTCTGCGTTCGCCTGCAAGATGGCGCTTTCTTACCTCGACAAGCACAAATGCGACCGCATTTTCCTTTTGGGCGACCTTCTTTATCACGGTCCCCGGAACCCGCTGCCCGGCGGACACGACCCGCAAGGCGTTGTCGAGCTCTTGAGCCCTCTTAAGGAGAAAATTACCGCCGTTCGCGGCAACTGCGACGCCGAAGTGGACCAGATGGTGCTGGGATTCCCCTGCCTCGCGGACTACGCCGAATTCGAAGAAAACGGACTGCGCCTATTTTTGAGCCACGGTCACCTGTATGACCCGTACCTGTTCAGCCACTACAAGGCCGACGTGTATTTTTCCGGTCATACACATATCTTTACCGCCGAAAAGAACGCTGATGGAGTCTACTGCCTGAACCCCGGCTCCACGAGCCTGCCCAAGGGCGGAAACCCGCCGACCTTCGGACTCTACGAAACCTTCGACGGCACCACTCCCCCGCGATTCAGCGTACACCACCTGGAAACCGGCAAGGAACTCGCGGCCGTCGAAATCGTGAAATAA
- a CDS encoding amino acid ABC transporter ATP-binding protein, giving the protein MNANAETLIQVKDLCKSYGDKQILKGISLDIHRGDVIAIIGPSGCGKSTFLRQLNLLEKPTGGDILLDGKSILAKGVSKPSIRRRVGMVFQQFNLFKNMTALKNIMFAPVKLGLLNKADAEKRAKELLDRIGLLDRADHYPAQLSGGQQQRVAIARAMAMQPEAILFDEPTSALDPEMVGEVLKIMKDLAKSGMTMIVVTHEMSFAREVANRVLFFADGVVKEDGSPEEIFDNPKDSRLKEFLSALKK; this is encoded by the coding sequence ATGAACGCTAATGCAGAAACTTTAATCCAGGTCAAGGACCTTTGCAAATCTTACGGCGACAAGCAGATTCTCAAGGGAATCTCGCTCGACATTCATCGCGGTGACGTGATTGCGATTATCGGACCTTCGGGTTGCGGCAAGTCCACTTTCTTGCGCCAGCTGAACCTGCTCGAAAAGCCGACGGGTGGCGACATCCTGTTGGATGGCAAGAGCATTTTGGCGAAGGGCGTTTCGAAGCCGAGTATCCGTAGGCGCGTGGGCATGGTGTTCCAGCAGTTCAACCTGTTCAAGAACATGACCGCACTCAAGAATATCATGTTCGCTCCTGTGAAATTGGGGCTTTTGAACAAGGCGGATGCCGAAAAGCGTGCGAAGGAACTTCTGGACCGCATCGGTCTCTTGGATAGGGCCGATCATTATCCTGCACAGCTCTCTGGCGGCCAGCAACAGCGTGTGGCGATTGCCCGCGCCATGGCCATGCAGCCCGAGGCAATTCTGTTTGACGAACCGACAAGTGCCTTGGACCCCGAAATGGTCGGCGAAGTTCTCAAGATCATGAAGGACTTGGCAAAATCTGGCATGACGATGATTGTGGTGACGCACGAAATGAGCTTTGCCCGCGAAGTCGCCAACCGCGTGCTGTTCTTTGCCGATGGCGTGGTCAAGGAAGACGGCTCCCCCGAAGAAATCTTCGACAACCCGAAAGATTCCCGCCTCAAGGAATTTCTCTCGGCACTGAAGAAATAG
- a CDS encoding PCMD domain-containing protein: MKKWIFLALMMLLGACTADYDTFDTSDYRELKEIAVAEQDGSPAIYSEQHRIEFDLVEVPDSLDTWDSVTLEELNLSHFATLHLVDGDIDDFPTDSAGLDSLAKKVKYSKETIESGKTIQIPSSHVLYVVVVSESGKKSVWQLTFNIPNVEPESGSESSSSSAKSSSSAESKSSSSEKSDKSSSSESKESSSSSQKADESGSSASTSSSSESDEPESSAATSSSSESEDPGTAEAPKILSLSIAGKEAVIDEESKSIHVDDLAFRTDLTALELSAMEVSEGATANVTVGESYDFGAGVQVKVTNEDESVIYSVKAGYQLPGENFNSWNKNDVTPDSIWGNANTILTTTEKKTSGSMIGAMIKTGSALTKIASGSLYTADFNPNGVGTLSMASSSTWPDGNELLDFGKPFAARPEFMEVKFSYEGKGDSCDIYILLENRTGNKNVNRKSTDVNTLVASAWFRSTKADNSGRENPDVVSVSEPDENGMRTLRLKLKYGEPLEGSPIENSSTFDTKLKSSNKAAINNGLVQGTGEEPVTHIRVVFASSADGNHYKGVSGATLIVDDLKLIY; this comes from the coding sequence ATGAAAAAATGGATTTTCCTTGCTTTGATGATGCTTCTTGGCGCATGTACCGCCGATTACGATACGTTTGATACCTCGGATTACCGTGAGCTCAAAGAAATCGCCGTTGCCGAACAAGATGGCTCGCCGGCGATATATTCGGAACAGCACCGCATTGAATTTGACCTGGTAGAAGTTCCCGATTCGCTTGACACTTGGGACTCGGTGACGCTTGAAGAACTCAATCTGAGCCATTTTGCAACGCTTCATTTGGTGGACGGCGATATCGATGATTTTCCGACGGATTCTGCGGGGCTCGATTCGCTTGCCAAGAAGGTGAAGTATTCCAAAGAGACTATTGAATCGGGCAAAACGATCCAAATTCCTTCTAGCCATGTACTTTATGTGGTTGTGGTTTCTGAAAGCGGTAAAAAATCTGTTTGGCAGTTGACTTTCAATATCCCGAATGTGGAACCTGAAAGTGGTTCTGAATCTAGCAGTTCTTCGGCCAAGTCCAGTAGCTCTGCAGAAAGTAAATCGAGCAGTTCCGAAAAGAGCGACAAGTCCAGCAGTTCGGAGTCCAAGGAATCTTCTAGCAGTTCTCAAAAAGCTGATGAATCGGGTAGTTCTGCAAGCACTTCAAGTTCGTCGGAATCTGACGAGCCCGAAAGCTCTGCTGCCACTTCAAGTTCTTCGGAATCCGAAGACCCTGGCACCGCCGAGGCTCCCAAGATTCTTTCGCTTTCGATTGCCGGTAAAGAAGCCGTTATCGATGAAGAAAGCAAGTCCATTCATGTAGACGACCTTGCTTTCCGTACGGACTTGACCGCCCTTGAACTTTCGGCGATGGAAGTTTCAGAAGGTGCTACGGCCAATGTGACGGTAGGAGAGTCTTACGATTTTGGCGCGGGTGTTCAGGTCAAGGTGACGAATGAAGACGAAAGCGTCATTTATTCGGTGAAGGCGGGCTACCAGTTACCAGGCGAAAATTTCAACTCCTGGAATAAGAATGATGTCACGCCGGATTCTATTTGGGGCAACGCCAATACGATTTTGACAACCACCGAAAAGAAAACTTCGGGTTCTATGATTGGCGCAATGATTAAAACTGGTTCCGCGCTTACTAAGATTGCAAGCGGGAGCCTCTATACGGCCGACTTTAATCCCAATGGCGTGGGCACGCTTTCGATGGCCAGTTCTTCGACTTGGCCCGATGGCAATGAACTTCTGGATTTTGGCAAGCCTTTTGCGGCAAGGCCCGAATTCATGGAAGTCAAGTTCAGCTACGAAGGCAAGGGCGACAGCTGCGACATTTATATTCTGCTTGAAAACCGCACCGGCAACAAGAATGTGAACCGCAAGTCCACCGATGTCAACACGCTGGTGGCTTCGGCTTGGTTCCGCTCCACTAAGGCGGATAACTCCGGCCGCGAAAATCCGGACGTCGTAAGCGTTTCGGAACCCGACGAAAATGGCATGCGCACGCTTCGCCTGAAACTCAAGTATGGCGAACCTCTTGAAGGATCTCCCATCGAAAATTCTTCGACATTCGATACCAAGTTGAAATCTTCGAATAAGGCCGCTATCAATAACGGCCTCGTGCAGGGAACGGGCGAAGAACCCGTGACACACATTCGCGTGGTGTTCGCCTCCAGTGCCGACGGAAATCACTACAAGGGCGTATCAGGTGCTACGCTCATTGTAGATGATTTGAAATTGATTTATTAA
- a CDS encoding adenine phosphoribosyltransferase, whose protein sequence is MKRIEDYIISVPDFPKPGILFRDITGILSDADGLKLTLEAFYKMLENVEFDVVVGLEARGFLFGVSIAEHFHKPFVPERKKGKLPRETVDVEYDLEYGKACMEIHKDAIKPGQRVLIVDDLLATGGTAKAAAALIEKLGGKVELFAFVIELFDLHGREVLKGYRVETLTRFPGH, encoded by the coding sequence ATGAAACGAATTGAGGACTACATTATCTCTGTTCCGGATTTTCCGAAGCCGGGGATTCTTTTTCGCGATATCACAGGGATTCTCAGTGACGCCGACGGTCTGAAGCTTACGCTCGAAGCGTTCTACAAAATGCTTGAAAATGTCGAATTCGATGTCGTTGTCGGGCTGGAAGCTCGCGGATTCCTTTTTGGGGTCTCGATTGCGGAACATTTTCACAAGCCGTTCGTGCCTGAACGCAAAAAAGGCAAGCTCCCCCGCGAAACGGTCGACGTAGAATACGACCTGGAATACGGGAAAGCATGCATGGAAATTCACAAGGACGCCATAAAGCCGGGACAGCGGGTTCTCATTGTCGACGATCTGCTTGCAACTGGAGGGACAGCGAAAGCGGCCGCGGCACTCATCGAAAAGCTTGGAGGGAAAGTGGAACTTTTCGCGTTTGTGATTGAACTTTTTGACTTGCATGGGCGCGAAGTGCTCAAGGGTTACCGAGTGGAAACGCTCACCAGGTTCCCGGGGCACTAA
- a CDS encoding TIGR01212 family radical SAM protein (This family includes YhcC from E. coli K-12, an uncharacterized radical SAM protein.): MHYTPYRDLLLKVFPNYLKVRKLPLNGGMSCPNLDGTKSFSGCSYCNNRSFSPVFDQAKVSIQEQLDKFVPRLREKYPNAGILAYLQPYTNTHAPLEHLKGIIDPIIKHKEIAGLAIGTRPDCLEEDKVAYLAELNRKKPIIVEIGLQTANDLTLAAINRRHTLAEFTDAVKRCQAAGLTVTTHVIVGLPGETMEDFKHTAQVVRDLKLAAVKIHPLHIVAGTVMAQDYANGEIKLLTFEEYCEAVAEMIKIIGFEIAIERFSGESPSDMLIAPNWCGERDKIIATVEKLLNKAD, translated from the coding sequence ATGCATTACACTCCCTACCGAGACTTACTGCTGAAGGTTTTCCCGAATTACCTGAAGGTGCGCAAGCTCCCCCTGAACGGCGGCATGAGTTGCCCGAATCTGGACGGCACCAAGAGTTTTTCGGGTTGCAGCTACTGCAATAACCGCAGCTTTAGCCCGGTATTTGACCAGGCGAAGGTCTCGATTCAGGAACAGCTCGACAAATTTGTGCCGAGGCTCCGCGAAAAGTACCCGAACGCAGGCATTTTGGCCTACTTGCAGCCGTACACGAATACGCACGCGCCGCTGGAACACCTGAAGGGAATCATCGACCCGATTATCAAGCATAAGGAAATTGCGGGCCTTGCCATCGGCACGCGCCCGGACTGCCTCGAAGAAGACAAGGTCGCCTACCTCGCGGAACTTAACCGCAAAAAGCCGATTATCGTAGAAATCGGCCTGCAAACCGCAAACGATTTGACACTTGCCGCCATCAACCGCAGGCATACCCTCGCCGAATTCACGGACGCCGTCAAGCGTTGCCAGGCGGCAGGACTCACTGTGACCACGCACGTGATTGTGGGCCTCCCCGGCGAAACCATGGAAGATTTCAAGCATACCGCACAAGTGGTTCGCGACTTGAAGCTTGCCGCCGTCAAGATTCACCCGCTGCACATTGTGGCAGGCACCGTGATGGCACAGGACTACGCCAACGGAGAAATCAAGCTCCTGACCTTCGAGGAATACTGCGAAGCGGTGGCCGAAATGATCAAGATTATCGGCTTTGAGATCGCCATCGAACGTTTTAGCGGCGAAAGCCCGAGCGACATGCTCATTGCCCCCAACTGGTGCGGCGAAAGAGACAAGATTATCGCTACTGTAGAAAAGTTGCTAAACAAAGCTGATTGA
- a CDS encoding family 43 glycosylhydrolase — MVMGLGKSFGFVALLGASLGVATSFAADWYAKDNLQPGHDPSMIRFEDGYALMSTNNNLQLWTSEDAYTWRDHKSTVSAIPQWAYTYAPKTEGIWAPDLFYMNGEYRVYYCVSEFGVRNSAIGYQSTTSIMPGSTGYGWKDHGHVFHTKQGTDSYNAIDADVVKDTEGNYWMAFGSFGLGIQLIKLDATTGYQASDDKTVYNIARRTSKESGGAEEGPSLIEHNGQYFLFTAWDKCCQQGANIEQTTYKTAYGRADKVTGPYKDRAGYNMATGGGTILLERYGRYVGPGGGEAFQDLNRVRFVHHYYDLNGDKYNHIHIRDVVFTEDNWAEMGQPFLGRYLSAEVEHGALTRAVSGDLAITRSNTASNGEYLAYVNTAGSKIRLPMNIMQAGNYLLRYRYANGGDAAAEHKVTVNGKSQTVALPPTGSWGTFPEKSVVMVPATLKRGGNFIEIEPSPNGNFAELDRIDFLRVIRDTIPANGFDNGIRVRLTKDDEFAIKDGGYAIFENVVTDSIVATEVAVEVKSLTGGKLSIRDGKKDGTVLSECELVAANEKFTSKGWTTVNCSNLKSIGGVKDFYLTASGVSGEAIVKNIVFASSSGEIVCNQEPCGDPISSSSGKDITSSSSGTTAIAPRAVRHDSPASARKGYRDLKGRSFDKQIPYRVMF; from the coding sequence ATGGTTATGGGCCTGGGAAAATCTTTTGGTTTCGTGGCGCTATTGGGAGCGTCGCTTGGTGTTGCAACGTCCTTCGCGGCCGATTGGTACGCGAAGGACAATTTGCAGCCAGGGCATGACCCGAGCATGATCCGCTTTGAGGACGGCTACGCCCTCATGAGCACGAACAACAATCTGCAACTGTGGACATCGGAAGATGCCTACACTTGGCGCGACCACAAGTCGACCGTGAGCGCCATTCCGCAGTGGGCCTATACCTACGCGCCCAAGACCGAGGGCATCTGGGCTCCGGACCTTTTCTACATGAACGGCGAATACCGCGTTTACTATTGCGTGTCGGAATTCGGCGTGCGCAATTCGGCTATCGGTTACCAGTCGACGACCTCGATTATGCCGGGAAGCACTGGCTATGGCTGGAAGGACCATGGCCATGTTTTCCATACGAAGCAGGGGACAGATTCGTATAACGCCATCGACGCCGACGTGGTCAAGGATACCGAGGGCAATTACTGGATGGCTTTCGGTTCGTTCGGACTCGGCATTCAGTTGATCAAGCTGGACGCGACTACGGGCTACCAGGCGAGCGACGACAAGACGGTCTACAACATTGCCCGCCGTACGAGCAAGGAAAGCGGCGGCGCCGAAGAAGGCCCGAGCCTGATTGAGCATAATGGGCAGTACTTCTTGTTCACGGCGTGGGACAAGTGTTGCCAGCAGGGCGCAAATATCGAGCAGACTACCTACAAGACGGCTTACGGCCGCGCGGACAAGGTGACGGGCCCGTACAAGGACCGCGCCGGTTACAATATGGCGACGGGCGGCGGCACGATTCTTTTGGAACGCTACGGACGCTATGTGGGCCCGGGCGGTGGCGAGGCCTTCCAGGACTTGAACCGTGTGCGCTTTGTGCATCACTACTATGATTTGAATGGCGACAAGTACAACCATATTCATATTCGTGATGTCGTGTTTACCGAGGATAACTGGGCTGAGATGGGACAGCCCTTCCTCGGGCGTTATTTGAGTGCCGAAGTCGAACATGGTGCGCTGACGCGTGCGGTGTCGGGCGACCTTGCAATCACGCGGAGCAATACGGCCTCGAATGGGGAATATCTCGCTTACGTGAATACCGCAGGTTCCAAGATTCGCTTGCCGATGAACATTATGCAAGCGGGTAACTACCTGCTGCGTTACCGCTACGCTAACGGTGGCGATGCTGCCGCGGAGCACAAGGTGACGGTGAATGGCAAGTCGCAGACGGTGGCGCTCCCGCCGACAGGTTCTTGGGGCACGTTCCCCGAAAAGTCTGTGGTGATGGTGCCTGCGACACTCAAGCGCGGCGGCAATTTCATTGAGATTGAACCTTCGCCGAACGGCAACTTTGCGGAACTCGATCGCATCGATTTCTTGCGCGTGATTCGCGATACGATTCCGGCGAACGGCTTTGACAACGGCATCCGTGTGCGCCTCACGAAGGACGACGAGTTCGCCATCAAGGATGGCGGCTACGCGATTTTCGAGAACGTGGTGACGGATTCCATCGTGGCTACGGAAGTGGCTGTCGAGGTGAAGAGCCTTACGGGCGGCAAGCTCAGCATTCGTGACGGTAAGAAGGATGGGACCGTTCTTTCTGAATGCGAACTGGTGGCGGCCAACGAGAAATTTACGTCTAAGGGCTGGACGACGGTGAACTGCTCGAATCTTAAGAGCATTGGCGGCGTGAAGGACTTTTACCTGACAGCATCCGGCGTTTCGGGCGAAGCGATTGTGAAGAACATCGTGTTTGCGAGTTCATCGGGAGAAATCGTTTGCAATCAGGAACCGTGCGGTGACCCGATTTCTAGCTCCAGCGGCAAAGAC